The proteins below come from a single Drosophila busckii strain San Diego stock center, stock number 13000-0081.31 chromosome X, ASM1175060v1, whole genome shotgun sequence genomic window:
- the LOC108606799 gene encoding ubiquitin carboxyl-terminal hydrolase 7 produces the protein MDIETDQSIEAMDTQDTQEVEITTSDLQQQQQLQQDQTNSPQLPKFKNLMHSQLQQQQQQQQQQQQQQQLPPSENGNMPPQQLLAESSSTSFGNEQEMTMDDETKEDQFRSETTFSYTVENVGQIKQQHLSPPVYVRMLPWKIMVIPNDRALGFFLQCNGENDSPTWSCNAIAELRLKCHKSDLQPFTRAKIKHLFYSKENDYGYSNFITWQELQDPDKSYVHNGSITLEVHVIADAPHGVLWDSKKHTGYVGLKNQGATCYMNSLLQTLYFTNSLRLAVYRIPTEADDSTKSVGLSLQRVFHELQFGDRPVGTKKLTKSFGWETLDSFMQHDVQEFLRVLLDKLESKMKGTCLEGTIPGLFEGKMSSYIKCKNVDYNSTRYETFYDIQLNIKDKKNIFDSFQDYVASETLEGDNKYDAGVHGLQEASKGVIFTSFPPVLHLHLMRFQYDPITDSSIKYNDRFEFYENINLDRYLAEREKTPADYVLHAVLVHSGDNHGGHYVVFINPKADGRWFKFDDDVVSSCRKQEAIEQNYGGMDDEISFHAKCSNAYMLVYIRESELDRVLGDIPETEISSDLVERLDLEKRIEMARRKERSEANLYMNIHVILEEYFESQQKRRLFDLEKTHQRPFKLKNNQTVNEMVEMLVKAFGVPRDRMRMWNMCTAQTQKFLHFDFEAEATRTLEQIPPPQKPWVIFLELASPESTAALLPFNPKTDVLLFLKYYDARNKRLNYIGCTQQPLSRRLGELVPEINRKLGFEEDTELTVFDEYADKKIGNLNEPIENVLYITQDHLQGPILIFERDNVDMKLDLPTVEDYFLDLVYRIEIIFTDKCNANEPDFTLELSNRYNYDQLSNAVAERLNTDPQKLQFFMGINNYKETAGNAVPYTFKGTIKDLLSYTKQSTPKRIYYQRLSLSLHELDNKKLFKCIWVSHDLKEEKELVLYPNKNDNVKGLLDEAAKTISFAENSRRKLRLMKVGNHKIMAVCKDDIPLETLIRTNESITTTQGTQKIFRIEEIGPDEMHIGENEMLVPCAHYSKELYNSFGTPFLAKARHGEPYGAFKQRIQKRLCVPEKEWENYKFTIISVGQNVDINDNTPVDLEVYRSWTGGQLPFFGLDHINKSRKRSSLNFSEKAIKIYN, from the exons ATGGACATAGAAACAGATCAGTCTATAGAAGCAATGGATACCCAGGATACCCAAGAGGTTGAAATAACCACAAGCGacttacaacaacagcagcaactgcaacaggaTCAAACAAATTCGCCCCAATTGCCGAAATTCAAAAATCTAATGCATtcacaattgcagcaacaacaacagcaacaacaacaacaacagcagcagcaacagctgccaccCAGTGAAAATGGCAATATGCCGCCCCAGCAATTACTAGCGGAGAGCAGCTCCACATCGTTTGGCAATGAGCAAGAAATGACCATGGATGATGAGACTAAAGAGGATCAATTCCGGTCAGAGACCACATTCTCGTATACCGTTGAGAATGTGGGCCagattaagcagcagcatctctCACCGCCCGTCTATGTGCGCATGCTGCCCTGGAAGATAATGGTTATACCCAATGACCGAGCATTGGGCTTCTTTTTGCAGTGTAACGGTGAAAATGATTCACCCACCTGGTCATGCAATGCCATCGCCGAATTGCGTCTCAAATGCCACAAGTCCGATTTGCAGCCCTTCACACGcgctaaaattaaacatttgttcTACTCCAAAGAGAACGATTATGGCTATTCGAATTTTATTACCTGGCAGGAGCTACAGGATCCGGATAAATCCTATGTGCACAACGGTTCCATCACATTGGAGGTCCACGTCATTGCCGATGCACCGCATGGCGTGCTCTGGGACTCAAAGAAGCATACAGGCTATGTGGGCTTGAAAAATCAAGGCGCCACCTGCTACATGAACTCCCTGCTGCAAACTCTGTACTTTACCAATTCACTGCGTCTTGCTGTCTATCGCATACCCACTGAGGCTGACGATAGCACCAAGTCGGTGGGCTTGTCTCTGCAGCGTGTCTTCCATGAGCTGCAATTCGGCGATCGTCCCGTCGGCACCAAGAAGCTAACCAAATCCTTTGGCTGGGAGACTCTCGATTCGTTCATGCAACACGATGTGCAGGAGTTTCTCCGCGTTCTTCTCGACAAGCTCGAGTCAAAGATGAAGGGCACTTGCCTCGAGGGCACCATACCGGGTCTCTTCGAGGGCAAAATGTCATCGTACATCAAATGCAAGAATGTTGATTACAACAGCACACGCTACGAGACCTTCTACGATATTCAGCTAAATATCAAAGACAAGAAAAATATCTTCGACTCCTTCCAGGATTATGTGGCATCCGAAACGCTTGAGGGTGACAACAAATATGATGCCGGCGTTCATGGATTGCAG GAGGCGAGCAAGGGCGTCATATTCACATCATTCCCGCCagtgctgcatttgcatttgatgcGTTTCCAATATGATCCGATCACAGACAGTTCCATTAAATATAATGATCGCTTCGAGTTCTATGAGAATATCAATTTGGATCGCTATCTGGCGGAGCGTGAGAAGACACCGGCGGACTATGTGCTCCATGCAGTGCTTGTGCATTCGGGCGATAATCATGGCGGTCACTATGTGGTCTTCATCAATCCCAAGGCCGATGGTCGCTGGTTCAAGTTTGATGACGACGTGGTGTCCAGTTGCCGGAAGCAGGAGGCCATTGAGCAGAATTATGGCGGCATGGATGATGAGATCTCATTCCATGCCAAATGCAGCAATGCCTATATGCTCGTCTATATACGAGAATCGGAGCTGGATCGTGTGCTGGGCGATATACCGGAAACTGAGATCTCCAGCGATCTGGTGGAGCGTCTCGATCTGGAGAAGCGCATTGAAATGGCGCGACGCAAGGAGCGCAGCGAGGCGAATCTATATATGAACATACATGTTATACTCGAGGAGTACTTTGAGTCGCAGCAGAAGCGACGTCTATTCGACTTGGAGAAAACCCATCAGCGCCCATTTAAACTAAAGAATAATCAAACTGTCAATGAGATGGTCGAGATGCTGGTCAAGGCATTCGGAGTGCCACGCGACCGCATGCGCATGTGGAACATGTGCACGGCCCAAACGCAAAAGTTCCTGCATTTTGATTTCGAGGCAGAGGCAACACGCACTTTGGAGCAGATACCGCCGCCGCAAAAGCCCTGGGTCATCTTCCTGGAGCTCGCCTCGCCGGAGAGCACAGCAGCATTGCTACCATTCAATCCCAAAACGGATGTGCTGCTCTTTCTCAAGTATTATGATGCGCGCAACAAGCGCTTGAACTACATTGGCTGCACCCAGCAGCCGCTGAGTCGTCGCTTGGGCGAATTGGTGCCCGAAATCAATCGCAAATTGGGCTTCGAGGAGGACACTGAGCTGACGGTGTTCGATGAGTATGCCGACAAGAAGATCGGCAATTTGAATGAGCCCATTGAGAATGTGCTCTATATAACGCAGGATCATCTCCAAGGTCCTATTTTGATATTCGAACGCGACAATGTGGATATGAAATTGGATTTGCCCACCGTTGAGGATTACTTCCTGGATCTGGTATATCGCATTGAGATTATATTCACCGACAAATGCAATGCCAACGAGCCCGACTTTACACTTGAGCTATCCAATCGCTATAACTACGATCAGCTAAGCAATGCCGTTGCCGAGCGTCTCAACACAGATCCACAGAAGCTACAATTCTTCATGGGCATCAATAACTACAAGGAAACAGCGGGCAATGCAGTGCCCTATACATTCAAA GGCACCATTAAGGATCTGCTATCCTATACCAAGCAAAGCACACCAAAGCGCATTTACTATCAGCGCTTGTCGCTGAGCCTACATGAGCTAGACAACAAGAAGCTGTTCAAGTGCATTTGGGTATCGCATGATTTGAAGGAGGAGAAGGAGCTGGTGCTGTATCCGAATAAGAATGACAATGTCAAGGGTTTGCTGGATGAGGCGGCCAAGACGATATCATTTGCCGAGAATAGCCGCCGAAAGTTGCGTCTGATGAAGGTGGGCAATCATAAGATAATGGCCGTATGCAAGGATGACATACCGCTGGAGACGCTCATAAGGACAAATGAGTCCATCACCACTACGCAGGGCACACAAAAGATTTTCCGCATCGAAGAGATTGGGCCCGACGAGATGCACATTGGCGAGAACGAGATGCTAGTGCCGTGTGCTCACTACAGCAAGGAGCTATACAATTCGTTTGGTACGCCATTCCTAGCCAAGGCACGCCATGGCGAACCCTATGGCGCCTTCAAGCAGCGCATACAGAAGCGTCTCTGTGTGCCCGAGAAGGAGTGGGAGAACTACAAGTTCACGATTATCTCAGTGGGACAGAATGTGGACATCAACGATAACACACCCGTCGATCTGGAGGTATATCGCTCATGGACTGGCGGCCAGTTGCCGTTCTTTGGGCTCGATCACATTAACAAGTCGCGCAAGCGCAGCTCACTCAACTTCTCTGAGAAGGCAATCAAAATTTACAACTAA
- the LOC108605839 gene encoding pleiotropic regulator 1, producing MEDVQKHSVHTLIFRSLKRTHDLFVSNQANLPEIDERLERQRRSIKAKDSYGLVLDRAIKAAEAKRMAMLHGDGNKMLAITDGSNPSDLIEMDGNDSSLIRFQEKNKSGLNINNNTSLVRASLPNNGANGTGASNVQLIPKKAPSIPKPKWHAPWKLSRVISGHLGWVRCIAVEPGNEWFATGAGDRVIKIWDLASGKLKLSLTGHVSTVRGVAVSSKHPYLFSCGEDRQVKCWDLEYNKVIRHYHGHLSAVYSLALHPTIDVLATSGRDSTARIWDMRTKANVHTLTGHTNTVASVVAQATNPQIITGSHDSTVRLWDLAAGKSVCTLTNHKKSVRSVVLHPSLYMFASASPDNIKQWRCPEGNFVQNISGHSAIVNCMAANTDGVLVSGGDNGTMFFWDWRTGYNFQRFQAPVQPGSMDSEAGIFAMCFDQSGTRLITAEADKTIKVYKEDDEASEDSHPINWRPELLKRRKF from the exons ATGGAAGATGTACAAAAGCACAGCGTACACACGCTAATATTTCGCTCGCTCAAGCGCACACACGATCTCTTTGTATCTAACCAGGCTAATTTACCGGAAATCGACGAGAGGCT CGAAAGACAGCGACGATCGATTAAAGCAAAAGACAGCTATGGTCTAGTGTTGGATCGTGCCATCAAAGCTGCAGAAGCCAAGCGGATGGCAATGCTACATGGCGACGGCAACAAGATGTTGGCCATAACGGATGGCAGCAATCCTTCAGATCTAATTGAGATGGATGGAAATGACAGCAGTCTGATAAGATTCCAGGAGAAAAACAAGTCTGGATtgaacatcaacaacaacacatcTTTGGTGCGTGCATCTTTGCCTAATAATGGCGCTAATGGAACTGGCGCCAGCAATGTGCAGTTAATACCAAAGAAGGCGCCAAGCATACCCAAGCCCAAGTGGCATGCACCCTGGAAGTTATCGCGCGTTATCTCTGGCCATTTGGGCTGGGTGCGCTGCATAGCCGTGGAGCCGGGCAACGAATGGTTCGCTACAGGCGCCGGCGATCGAGTCATAAAAATCTGGGACTTAGCCAGCGGCAAGCTGAAGCTCTCGCTTACCGGACACGTAAGCACAGTGCGTGGCGTTGCTGTCAGCTCCAAGCATccatatttgtttagctgcgGTGAGGATCGCCAAGTCAAATGCTGGGATCTGGAGTACAACAAAGTGATTCGTCACTATCATGGGCATTTATCTGCAGTATACTCGCTGGCGCTCCATCCCACCATTGATGTGCTTGCCACTTCGGGCCGCGATTCCACAGCGCGCATCTGGGATATGCGCACCAAGGCCAATGTGCATACATTGACGGGACACACGAACACAGTGGCCAGCGTGGTGGCTCAAGCAACAAATCCTCAAATTATTACCGGCTCACATGACTCCACAGTGCGTCTGTGGGATTTGGCTGCCGGCAAGAGCGTCTGCACATTGACCAACCATAAGAAATCTGTGCGCAGCGTTGTGCTGCATCCATCCTTGTACATGTTTGCCTCCGCTTCGCCGGACAACATTAAGCAGTGGCGCTGTCCCGAGGGCAACTTTGTGCAGAATATCTCTGGGCATTCGGCAATTGTCAATTGCATGGCAGCGAATACGGATGGAGTGCTGGTTTCCGGCGGCGACAACGGCACCATGTTCTTCTGGGACTGGCGCACCGGCTATAACTTCCAGCGTTTCCAAGCGCCCGTCCAGCCTGGTTCCATGGACAGCGAGGCAGGCATCTTTGCCATGTGCTTCGATCAGTCCGGGACACGTCTCATAACCGCCGAGGCGGACAAAACCATTAAGGTGTATAAGGAGGATGATGAGGCTAGCGAGGATTCACATCCGATTAATTGGCGGCCCGAGCTGCTCAAGCGTcgtaaattttaa
- the LOC108605759 gene encoding LSM12 homolog A isoform X1 — MAAANAAVVNAVNDCFSIGSTVLCTTCFKDEVEGEVLAFDHNTKMLILKCKSKTAEELSDVYVMNLSLCSNVQVLKECNGNFIEDPQKLNLEQLDLSQVKMRLRKTVEKRQDYLKSKNSDVSPEAQELYRAIAKQLGYHEVSWQGRNIQILNEVTVSPPYRVDNVVSSSDNDTSCNYIKRIIKQFFNTRPVPSQENTHGSASASTSSASVSPTSSSISSSNAASGSPVPAI, encoded by the exons atggccGCTGCCAACGCCGCCGTAGTAAATGCAGTCAACGATTGCTTCAGTATCGGATCCACAGTGCTCTGTACGACCTGTTTCAAGGATGAAGTCGAGGGGGAGGTGCTTGCGTTTGATCATAACACAAAAATGCTTATATTAA AGTGCAAATCGAAAACTGCAGAGGAACTGAGTGATGTTTATGTGATGAATCTATCGCTGTGCAGTAACGTACAGGTACTCAAGGAATGCAATGGCAATTTCATTGAGGATCCGCAAAAACTGAACCTGGAACAG ctggaTCTTTCGCAGGTTAAAATGCGCCTACGCAAAACAGTTGAGAAACGTCAAGATTATCTCAAATCCAAAAATTCTGATGTGAGTCCAGAAGCACAAGAACTTTATAGAGCGATAGCCAAACAGCTTGGG TACCACGAAGTGTCTTGGCAAGGACGCAATATACAAATCTTAAACGAAGTTACCGTCTCGCCGCCATATCGCGTGGATAATGTTGTCTCCAGCTCGGACAACGATACTTCGTGTAACTACATAAAACGAATT ATCAAACAGTTCTTTAACACGAGGCCAGTGCCTTCTCAGGAAAATACGCATGGTTCGGCTTCGGCCAGTACATCGTCGGCTTCAGTGTCGCCAACGTCTTCGTCAATATCGTCAAGTAATGCTGCTTCAGGATCACCCGTTCCcgctatttaa
- the LOC108605759 gene encoding LSM12 homolog A isoform X2: MAAANAAVVNAVNDCFSIGSTVLCTTCFKDEVEGEVLAFDHNTKMLILKCKSKTAEELSDVYVMNLSLCSNVQVLKECNGNFIEDPQKLNLEQVKMRLRKTVEKRQDYLKSKNSDVSPEAQELYRAIAKQLGYHEVSWQGRNIQILNEVTVSPPYRVDNVVSSSDNDTSCNYIKRIIKQFFNTRPVPSQENTHGSASASTSSASVSPTSSSISSSNAASGSPVPAI; encoded by the exons atggccGCTGCCAACGCCGCCGTAGTAAATGCAGTCAACGATTGCTTCAGTATCGGATCCACAGTGCTCTGTACGACCTGTTTCAAGGATGAAGTCGAGGGGGAGGTGCTTGCGTTTGATCATAACACAAAAATGCTTATATTAA AGTGCAAATCGAAAACTGCAGAGGAACTGAGTGATGTTTATGTGATGAATCTATCGCTGTGCAGTAACGTACAGGTACTCAAGGAATGCAATGGCAATTTCATTGAGGATCCGCAAAAACTGAACCTGGAACAG GTTAAAATGCGCCTACGCAAAACAGTTGAGAAACGTCAAGATTATCTCAAATCCAAAAATTCTGATGTGAGTCCAGAAGCACAAGAACTTTATAGAGCGATAGCCAAACAGCTTGGG TACCACGAAGTGTCTTGGCAAGGACGCAATATACAAATCTTAAACGAAGTTACCGTCTCGCCGCCATATCGCGTGGATAATGTTGTCTCCAGCTCGGACAACGATACTTCGTGTAACTACATAAAACGAATT ATCAAACAGTTCTTTAACACGAGGCCAGTGCCTTCTCAGGAAAATACGCATGGTTCGGCTTCGGCCAGTACATCGTCGGCTTCAGTGTCGCCAACGTCTTCGTCAATATCGTCAAGTAATGCTGCTTCAGGATCACCCGTTCCcgctatttaa
- the LOC108606034 gene encoding chromatin accessibility complex 16kD protein yields the protein MVDKDASLTQPQRKPNADTFLPLSRVRTIMKSSMDTGLITNEVLFLMTRCTEFFVQHLAREAHTAYCGKAGGGDTLKYDHLSQLVNKTKNLEFLLQIVPEKIRVHEFQEMLRRNRANGGDDDSTSESESQSESE from the coding sequence ATGGTGGACAAAGATGCTAGCCTAACGCAGCCGCAGCGCAAACCAAATGCGGACACATTTCTACCGCTGAGTCGCGTACGAACGATCATGAAAAGTTCGATGGACACCGGCTTGATCACCAATGAGGTTCTCTTTCTCATGACGCGCTGCACGGAGTTTTTTGTACAGCATCTGGCACGCGAAGCGCACACAGCATATTGCGGCAAAGCAGGCGGAGGCGACACACTCAAATATGACCATTTGTCTCAGCTGGTAAACAAGACCAAGAATCTGGAGTTTCTGCTACAAATAGTGCCCGAGAAAATACGTGTGCATGAGTTCCAAGAGATGCTACGCCGAAATCGTGCCAATGGCGGTGATGACGATTCTACCTCTGAATCTGAATCCCAGTCGGAAAGCGAATAA
- the LOC108605533 gene encoding regucalcin isoform X1 encodes MLNKFALVILVLVTLCSTTMSYKVEPLPDSYAGLGEGPHWDEQRQSLYYVDIEAGGLLRYDYKQNKVYKAQIEGEKLAGFVLPIAGNPQEFAVGCGRRVVIVNWDGASPVAKPVRTLFEVQPEYEANRFNDAKTDPRGRLYGGTMRYIGDEFVHRHGELYMWQAGSNAEVVKSDVGISNGLAWDEQNKKFYYIDTTDYEVKSYDYDVNTGKVSNPKVIYNLRKTSPKDHLLPDGMTIDTEGNLYVATFNGATIYKVNPSTGKVMLEIKMPTKQITSVAFGGPNMDILYVTTAAKFDQPSPAGTTYKVTGLNAKGYPGVSLKI; translated from the exons ATGCTTAACAAATTCGCGCTTGTAATTTTAGTACTGGTCACACTGTGCAGCACAACG aTGTCGTACAAAGTGGAGCCACTGCCTGATTCGTACGCCGGCCTGGGCGAGGGACCTCACTGGGATGAGCAGCGTCAATCGCTCTATTATGTGGACATCGAGGCGGGCGGTCTGCTGCGCTACGATTACAAGCAGAACAAGGTGTACAAGGCGCAAATTGAGGGAGAGAAGCTGGCTGGCTTTGTGCTGCCCATTGCTGGTAATCCACAGGAATTTGCCGTCGGCTGTGGTCGTCGCGTAGTCATTGTGAACTGGGATGGCGCTTCACCCGTAGCCAAGCCTGTCCGTACTTTGTTTGAGGTGCAGCCAGAGTATGAGGCGAATCGCTTCAATGATGCTAAAACTGATCCTCGTGGTCGTCTTTATGGTGGCACCATGCGCTACATTGGGGATGAGTTTGTGCATCGCCATGGCGAGCTCTAtatgtggcaggcaggcagcaatgCTGAGGTGGTCAAGAGCGATGTGGGCATCTCCAACGGTCTGGCTTGGGATGAGCAGAACAAGAAATTCTACTACATTGACACCACCGACTATGAGGTCAAGTCCTACGATTATGATGTCAACACTGGCAAAGTTAGCAATCCTAAGGTCATTTATAATTTGCGCAAGACCAGCCCCAAGGATCATCTGCTGCCCGACGGCATGACCATTGACACTGAAGGCAATCTCTATGTGGCCACCTTCAATGGCGCTACCATTTACAAGGTCAATCCCAG CACTGGTAAAGTAATGCTGGAGATTAAGATGCCCACCAAGCAGATCACCTCTGTGGCCTTTGGCGGACCCAACATGGATATCCTGTATGTGACCACCGCAGCCAAATTTGATCAGCCTTCGCCTGCTGGCACCACCTACAAGGTGACTGGGCTCAATGCCAAGGGTTATCCTGGCGTAAGCCTGAAGATCTAA
- the LOC108605533 gene encoding regucalcin isoform X2 has protein sequence MSYKVEPLPDSYAGLGEGPHWDEQRQSLYYVDIEAGGLLRYDYKQNKVYKAQIEGEKLAGFVLPIAGNPQEFAVGCGRRVVIVNWDGASPVAKPVRTLFEVQPEYEANRFNDAKTDPRGRLYGGTMRYIGDEFVHRHGELYMWQAGSNAEVVKSDVGISNGLAWDEQNKKFYYIDTTDYEVKSYDYDVNTGKVSNPKVIYNLRKTSPKDHLLPDGMTIDTEGNLYVATFNGATIYKVNPSTGKVMLEIKMPTKQITSVAFGGPNMDILYVTTAAKFDQPSPAGTTYKVTGLNAKGYPGVSLKI, from the exons aTGTCGTACAAAGTGGAGCCACTGCCTGATTCGTACGCCGGCCTGGGCGAGGGACCTCACTGGGATGAGCAGCGTCAATCGCTCTATTATGTGGACATCGAGGCGGGCGGTCTGCTGCGCTACGATTACAAGCAGAACAAGGTGTACAAGGCGCAAATTGAGGGAGAGAAGCTGGCTGGCTTTGTGCTGCCCATTGCTGGTAATCCACAGGAATTTGCCGTCGGCTGTGGTCGTCGCGTAGTCATTGTGAACTGGGATGGCGCTTCACCCGTAGCCAAGCCTGTCCGTACTTTGTTTGAGGTGCAGCCAGAGTATGAGGCGAATCGCTTCAATGATGCTAAAACTGATCCTCGTGGTCGTCTTTATGGTGGCACCATGCGCTACATTGGGGATGAGTTTGTGCATCGCCATGGCGAGCTCTAtatgtggcaggcaggcagcaatgCTGAGGTGGTCAAGAGCGATGTGGGCATCTCCAACGGTCTGGCTTGGGATGAGCAGAACAAGAAATTCTACTACATTGACACCACCGACTATGAGGTCAAGTCCTACGATTATGATGTCAACACTGGCAAAGTTAGCAATCCTAAGGTCATTTATAATTTGCGCAAGACCAGCCCCAAGGATCATCTGCTGCCCGACGGCATGACCATTGACACTGAAGGCAATCTCTATGTGGCCACCTTCAATGGCGCTACCATTTACAAGGTCAATCCCAG CACTGGTAAAGTAATGCTGGAGATTAAGATGCCCACCAAGCAGATCACCTCTGTGGCCTTTGGCGGACCCAACATGGATATCCTGTATGTGACCACCGCAGCCAAATTTGATCAGCCTTCGCCTGCTGGCACCACCTACAAGGTGACTGGGCTCAATGCCAAGGGTTATCCTGGCGTAAGCCTGAAGATCTAA